TAAACGCGACGCGGTTGTAAACCTTCTCCACCTCTCCGAAATAACTTCCAAGGGCGTTTTTGAGAAGATGATAGGCTCTCATCTCGACAAGAGGTTTTTTCTCGTATTTGTAGTCGAGAACGATCTCTTCTTGCGGCTCATCGGCGGATTCGTCAAAAAGGCCGACTTTTGCCTTGGCCACTTTCTTGGAGGCTTTTTTGGTTTTGGTGTCGTACTTGACCCCCTTGAAGGTCCATTCATCACCAAGGCCGAGAAGTTTGCGGATATCGGCATGCGAAATCGAGGGCTTCTCTTTGGCCATCCCCATCAGCTCATCGAGGCCGATAAAAGAGGTGAGCTTCTTTTCGTTCCCGATTCCGGGCATTTCGATGACACAGTTGATGAAGCGGGTGAGGGCGACGAACTCCTCGGCATCGAGCGAGGCTTTGACAGCGCGGGTCTCGTCTGGGAAAAAGGTGCATTTGCCGAGGAGCCGCTCGGTACTCTGCGGATCGGGCACGAAGAACGCGATCTCTTCGAATGCACTCTTCAGCTCGTTTGTCGCAATGGTTGAACCAAGCGCCTGCTGGGCGGCAAAGATGGTCTCTACTTCGCGGCGAAGCAGTGAGCGGTGGATAGAGCGGTCGTAGACCGATTCGAGGACCCCTTTTTTCTCGTTGAGCTGTGGACGGTTGCGTTTTCGCTCCAGTGCCGAGAGGTATTCGCCAATCGTGCGCGATCCGGCCTCCTCCATTGCCAGCGCAAGAGCGCGGCCGCCTTCTTTGAGCTTTCCACTTTCGCCGTCATTGGCATCCATCTCTTCGGCCCTGGTGAACTGATACCCGCGCTTGCCGCCGATGTGATAGAGCACGCGGGCAAGCTCTTCGCCGGTCAATACGGCATCGAGAGCCTTGGCGCGAAGATCCCAGGGTGAGACGATAAAGCGGTTGCGGAACAGCTTGTCGGTGTCGCGGGTATCAATAAGACCCTTCTCGGTAAAAAGCTTGAGCAGGGCGGCTTTGCGACGGCGACGCTTCTTGATGGTGCGACGCGCAATGCGGGCATCACGCCGTGGTTTGTTTGGCGATTCGCCCGTTTTGGGAATTTCTCCGGCGTTAAAGTCGAATCCACCGCAATCGACGAGAATGTTTTCTGTGTTGTCATTTGGGTTGTAATCGATCAGCGCCCAACCGATCCGTTTTTTGGTGATGTCTAGTCCTAAAATGCGTTCTGATACCATGCTGTTATCCTCTTGAAAGTTGTGTTTATTTTAGCGTAAAAGTTGCATACATGCAACCATTTAGGGCGAATTTACAAGTGAATTTTGCAGTTTTTCCGGCAGGCAATAAAGGACGAGAAGCTGATGTATTTGTGCCACTTTTAAGCCCGATCTGTCGCCTACGATTGAACGGATAAGAGCGTTGGTTTTTTCTGTGAATTCGGAGTATGGAGCCCCGAACTCTTTGTGCGAGACCATCTCGACATAAAAAGAGTCGAGGTGGTAGGATCTGGAATTGATTTTAATGGAGGTGCGGGTTGTTGTTAGCTTCACTGCTTGCCTTCTTTTTCGATCTTTTTAATTGCCATTAGAAGTTTATGTTCTGGTGTCATAAGATATTTTTTAAATACCATAAATTTACCAACACCAAGACGCATTGTTTCGCTATGATCATCAAGTTCGTATTTGCCATAAATATTCAAAAACTTTTTAAGCGCAGTGAGGTCGTTGGATCTGCCAAGAAAAATCCAGTCAGGGTTGATTACATTGCTATCCCCAAAATAGCCATTAATGTCCGCAAGACTTTGCAAGGCGACTGTATATTTATTGTATTCATTTTTTGAAAGATACTCAAGCATTTCCATTGTGAAAATATTTTCATCTACAAAGACGTGGTATCCGGCATAAACCGCCTTCTGAAGTGCATCGATGGCTTCTTCAACGATATTAACCTCCTTCTCTATCTTAATCAAAGCAGACATACCATCGGCTTTAAACTCTCCTATTGGCAAAAATATATCTTGGAAGTTGATCCCTTCTTCATTGCCACACCGAATCAGCACTCGCCCATCACTGTGTTCAGTAATGTGCCAGCTTGTCAAGAAATAAACGAAAGGCTTTTTTTCTTCGAGCAACTCCATTGCCCATCTAGCCATTGCGGTGGTTTTTCCAGTCCGTGCGGTCGAAATAAAGAGGGTGGATTCACCTGGACGATATTTAATTCTTCGAGCATCGGCAAGGGCGGGTTTGCTTCCAATTTTTTCACCCTTATAAAGACCAAAGAACTTTTTTTTGTAGATTGGTAATTTTGCACACGCATATTGAACTGTTTTCGTTTTCATCTAAACCTCTTTTTTCTTTGTTTGTCCTCAAAGTAATTCAGCCAATTGCTCCAAGTCAAGTGCTGTAAACTCGGTGTATTGTACTGCATCATGAAACTGCTCGACCGCATTTTCAAATCGTTGCTCAAAGCCTTCCCCGAGAGACTCGAAGAGCAACTCATCCCCGTAAACATCTTCGTTTATTTGGCTACCGTAGATTGCTAAAACAGCAAGAAGGATGTGGGGATTAAGTCCGATTCCAAACGCACCAAGGAAAAGTGCTTGCGCCGGCACCAGTGATGCCGGGAAGCCGGTAGATCGAGCGGAAGCCTTCATGCAAGCTTCATTTATATCGTTGACAGCATCGATATAGTTGTTTAACACCTCTGATCCATATTTCTTTGAAAGAAATGGTGTAAAAATTTCCATATTGACGGCATTCATTTGGACTATTGCATTGGACAGGCGGTGTAGTTTTTGGAATGAAGCCGCAGCGATCTTGTCTTTGTTGAGCAAGATCATCTCACGAAGGTTTTCTTTGGCATCAGATGGAGCTTGCTGCTCTTTGCTTGCATTATCGTTCTTTTCGGCCAACCCGCTTCTCTTGAGTTTAAGTATGTTGGCTATATGCCCGCTTTTTCTTGCACAATACATAAAATCCTGATAATTCAGCTTGCAGTCTTTGTGCCGTTCAACAAATTCATTAAATGTCAATAGGCCCCCGCGTGCCCCATATTTCTTCGCGATCTCGGCAATTTCTTCTTCGTGCTCAAGGAAATAGTCTCTTTTTGTATTATTTTTCATGTGTATCCTTTCTTTTTTTTCTCTCCAACCACCACCATAAAGGCGCTCCTCGCCTCTTCAAGCGAGTGGTATTCAGTCTTCTTTTGTCCGGTGGCCGACTTGTTCCGTGTCGCACCGTATTCGCGCTCTACGACATATTCGCCGAAGAGGGTGGCGAAGAGTTCAACCCGATAGTATCGGGTATGGCCCTGATCTGTAATCCGATGAAGTGTGATCCGTTGCATTGCAAGCTCCTTTTTTGGAGAAGTTTTTGGTAGCTCTCTTCCTATTCAAAAAACTTGCGTTGGTAGCTCTTTATGCCGTGCCTTTTGGCAAATTGTTTATTTCGCGTTCGATGTTGTAGCACTCGTACAGAGGCTCGATATTTTCATAAAGCACACCCTCTTCGGCCGTCTCGGCAATCCGACGAACATGCAGAGGATCGGAACAGTGATCGCGATATTGCGAAATTACCGTCGTGAGGCTGTATTCGTCGCTCTCTCCCTCGCATTGGGTTATGTCATAATCATTCAGATATGAGACGATAAATTTGTTCTCATTGAAGTATCGGTCGAGGATGTTATCTTGGATGTCGCGAAGAAAGAGCAGATCGCGTTCAATATACTGCTCCAACTCGTCCGCATTGGTGTAATACCCAAATGACTTTCTGATGACTTCCTCAGTAATGCGCTTGGGCTTGACTGAAAAAACTACCGAGATCATTACATCTCTTCCAGTTTATTTTTGAACTCGCCATCAAAAAGAGCATCGATCCCTTTTCCAACGATATAAGACATTACATCATTGGCGGAAGCATTTGACCCGACTTCATCGCGAAAAGCGGGGATCATCATCTCAATACGCTTTAATGATTTGGCTTCGAAGTCAATACGCTTATTTACAACGCCATTTTCACTTTTTCTGCTATTGCGTTCAACTTTGCCTTGCGAGTCGCCGCAATCAGCAGTTTCATCAGTTCCGTTTTGAATTTCAGGAATATCGTCGATATTTGGCATTTAAAACCCCTTTATCAATATATGTATTATTATATCGTATATAAATTGACTGTCAACACAATAAACGCCATTGACAATACATAACAAACAATATAGAATATCATACTATTCATAACGGTTATTCCATAATAGCGCTTTTTGTTTTTTGAACAATGACAAACGTTGTGGGATATACTATACATACTATACAGTATGAATATGAAAACCAAAGAAAAAGGGGAAAATAGGCGATGAAGCTCGAAACAGACGATCTTATAGCCGATCTAAACCGATGGCATAAAGCTTATATTAGACATATAAAGGCGCTTTCATACTCTAATAACACACTAGAGCTATACAACAGAGCTATATTACAGTTTATTGAGTATATGCACGAATATCAAGAAGATATTATGATTGTAGGCATAAGGGCGCATCACTTCACTGGATTTCTCGGATGGATGGAAGAACAAGCTGAAAAGCAAGGAAAGAGTGCATTAAACGGTAATATTTTGTCAAAATCGACAAAAGAGACATATTTAAAGGCGGTAAAGGCTTTTTTTACCTTTATCAGCGACAACAACGATGAGCTTGTCACCTTTGAGCGTTTTTTCAAAAACATCCGAATCGCAAACGATACAAAACCGGAAGGGAAGATAGATTACCTCACCACGCAAGAAGTGTCGTCGTTGATCTCGGTTCTCGAACGCCAAAAAAGCAAATCCGGCGATTACGGATCGTACCGCGACTCTCTCCTTATCAGGCTGATGCTTTTCGCCGGTCTCAGGATATCCGAAGCCCTCGGAGTGAAACTGTCCGATATCTCCAGATCGAGCGACGACACTTTTGCAATCAAAGTGTTTGCGAAGGGGGGAATATTTCAAGAAGCACATATCGATTCAAGAAAGATCGAGGATGAGCTGGAATATTTTAAAAAGGTGGCCGCCCTGGCACCGGACGAATACATTATGCAGACACGCTCCGGCAAACGCATGACGCGACAGGGAGCCTATCAGGTTGCATCGACTCTCTATCGTCACGCGGGGGTGCGGCACGATGGATTACACATTCTTCGACACACGTTTGCTATGTGGATGACGTCGCGAGGTGTGGATCTGGTTGACATCAAAGATGCGCTTCGGCATTCGAGTATTACAACCACGACGGTGTATGCCAAGGCGACAAAGGAATCGGTAATTAAAGCAGTTCTTGATCCGGCAAAGGAAGAGAAATGGGCGTAACGAGGAAATAGGGGAGGGGCACCTTACGGTGCCAGGTTTGTGTCAACATTGTTGATGACGTTTTGAAGATCGCCGACGACGTTGTTTTGGATATTTGGCACAACTTCATACTCAATCCATTCATTGAAATCCACTTTTGAGAAATCGATCTTCTGAAATTCTTCCGGGGTAAACCCGCGGCAATTCGGCGCTTGTGGGGACCCCCATGCTATCCCAAGTTGAGGTCTTCCGCCTTCTTGAATGATCCGTGCGAGCGGAGAGGAAAAGCAACAAAACGTTTTTTTCTTCTGCACGCATCCGATCAGCGGCCATTTTTCTGCGCAGTAGTCTCCAACGTAATGGCAGTTCCCATCAAGCTCACCATATTCCCGCAACTTTCCAAGCGTTTTTTCGGATTCGCGACACTGGCCAAGACCAAACCATGTGGTTCCCTTTTGGCAGCAGTCGGTATAGCCTGTCTGAATTCCTGATGTTCTGCATCTGTGGTCCTGACCATTAAAAATGTAGATAGTCCCAAGACAGTTTCCAGATGAGTCAACTTGTCCGTCGTTTTGCTTATCGGTCTGCCCCTCGGTCGTGTCGGTGTTTTCTACACCCCCTGATATGTTGACGCACTGAAAATTTCCAAGCGGACAATTCGGCCCGACGGTCTTTTTGCATTCGCCAAATGCGGTTTCCGCCCCGGTTGTTGCGGTGTATCCGGTCGGACACGCAAGAGTATTTACGGTACACGTTGTGCCGGAGAGAGTGCCGCCGGAAGGGCAGGAGTAGGTTGTTGTGTTTTTGACGCAACGAATCCCAACAAAAGAACCGCAACCAGATCCGCCGTTATTATCACTATAGGGCATGTATCTTGCCCCGCTCCAAATATAATTAACCCATCCATAGTTGTAATAGACCTTATTGGAAGTCCATCCTCCCGAGGGACATGAGGGAGTAGGGCCGCCCCCGGCAGTAGTTTCGCCCAATGTTGGAAGCCGCATGCCCTTCGAGGCGCAATAGCCTGCCGCCGAATGGGGGTAGCAATTATCCCCGCCTCCTTCGGCATAGGCGGTAATTCCCCCTTCGCATCCATCCCACGTCAATCCACTTGAAGCTGTCGCCGGATAAGTATAAGACGACCCCGTTTTTGAGGTGTAGTCGGTAGAATACGCACATTGCGCCAACTGCCCGCTGTCATTAGAACACCAATACCCAGTCGAAGTTGAGGTGGTCGGCTTTGGCGTTCCGGCGACACATGCAAGCTCGCCATTCCATTCTGCAATCGCTTTGAATTTTGCCTTGTAATCTCCCCCGTAGCTCGCGTGGTAACCGTCGTCGCTCCATTTCCCATCCGTTCCAATTCGAGCCCAATGCTCACCGTTGATTGGAACAACGCCGATATCGGCACTATCATTTTTGTTGTCGGGTTGCCCCGCCGCCCAGTTTGAAAACGTAATCGCAAGGCCGTCTTTGTCTTTGAATCGGCTCGGATCGACGCTGTTGTAGCTGTTTGATTTGAGCGGATCATAAATGCCGATCCAAGCATTCACTCCATAGTATCCGACAATCCCCTTGATGAGATCGTTTTCGTTCGAATCGTTCGGCACGGAGAGGTTCGAGAATGACGTCCAGAAATTCGTTGTTTTGCTGATGCCGTAGGACTTTGAACCGTCACTCACGAATCCGTCGTAATTGGCGGTATCACAAGCCCCCGCATTTGTCGGATTCGGGTCCATTTCCTCACAGGTCTTTCCGCAGACGGAGTTACACATGGCTTGCACCGAATAGGTCAAGCCGTTGTTACTGCAATGAAAAGGTGCGGACAGAGCCGACGTCGATATGGCCAACCCCAAAATGGCTATTTTCAGATCAGTTTTGAGCATAGCGTCGAGTCTCCTTTTTAAACATATCCATCACCTTACGCGAATATCTGCCGGTCCGGTCGCCGTTGTAGCAATCGAGGGCTTTATAGGTGTATCCGTGCTTATTCACACACCCCGCCAGCACCCATGCACCAACATTGATGTTCGTTTCAGGGTGCCAAAGGTTTTGCTGGGTTATCCCGAATTTGGCGAGAGTAGGGAGGTGGACCGTGTTGATCTGCATGATCCCGATATCAGTAGTGCCGTTACGGTTTTTGTTGATCGCCATAGGATTCCCTCCGCTCTCAACTTTGGATATGGAATAAAGAAGCCACGGGTCGATCCCATATCGCTCTCCGGCTTCTACAAACGGGTTCGCCTGTAAAACGAGCGGGGTCATAGTGATTAATATGAAGGTGGTTAATTTTGAGAACATATAAGATCCTTTGCGGCCTCGCTGACGGCACCGACCGTTGTGACCGCCTGCTGAAACCCTGTCCAGCTTCCGGTACATGAGCAATCCTCCACCTTCGTTTCAGACAAGGAGGCATCCACGGGGCAAGTCATCGTGCTGCCGGATTTGGTGCAGGTTTTGATGATCGTTTCGGTAACAGTTGTCCCGCCCGGCGTTTGGCTCCGATTGGTGCCGTCGCCGAACTGGTCCGCACTTTGTTTCGGCCGCTTTACGGTGCATACCGGATTTGGGCAGTCGTCGCCTCCGGGGAGGTTGCTGATCGTTTTAACTGAGCCATCCAAATCGGTATAGGTCATTGATGTCGCAGACTGATCGGTTTTTGAAGCGGTACCGGCGGCACGGGTCATGGCAGATGCGTTGATGTTAATGTCTTTGGCGGTGCATTCGTAGGTTCTTTTAATGTAAAACCATGATTTGTCCCCACTTCCAAGAACAACACTTCCACTTGTGTTTGCTGCCGTAATGTTGCTGCCGTCGGCACAGAGGGTTGTTGGGACAATAGATGAGTCATGAGAGTAACATCGCTTTTGCGGGATGGTTGTTTGTTTGGCGCCATCTCTGATGGTGTATATACAGTTGCTCCCACCTTGGTCACATATTTGTTCGTCAACGACTCGACATGTACTGTCTGCCTCCTGCGTCGCACAGCCATTTGACTCGGTGAGTTTGAATTCCTCTTTTTCAGCGCTAACATCAATCGACACGGCCAGCGTGGGTGTTTGGGCTCCGCTCGCTGGACATAAATTCTGGAACCATTTTGCAATGGAGACCCCATTGTTTCCAAGGTAGTTCGCTGTTCCGGTTGCACCAACATTGCACCCGCCTCCATCTGTGACCGTCATATTTACACGATAAGATGTGTTGAGAACGGTCCCGCCGCCAAAACCAAGCGTTGTGCTGAGATTTTTGGTAATGAAATTTTGCCATCCAGCCCCTCCGCAGTTATGCCCCATCGTGTTTGGGTTTCCATTTGGCAGCAGATAGCTTCCGGGAGCAGCTCCAGCCATATCGTATGTAAATACACTTGTGTCTTTATTATAGACCAGCTTGAGCCAAAGTTCATGGTCAGTACAGATGCTTTGGGTGGTTGATAAAGTGGTTGATTTGGTTGTAAGCTGTGCGATTGGGGTTTTTGTAACGACACAGGATGTTTTTGACGGCATCGTGATCGTGTCCCCAGCATTATTGTAGGCTACCTCATTCTGATGGCTAATCATCGAATAATAGCTGGTTGGGTCGCTTCCTTGCTCAATGGCGACATCGCCGATCGATGTGCTTGGTGGAAACTGTCCCTCGTAATAGATCGTTGGGTTCTTTTCCCCGTACTTATCCCAGTTAGACGACCCAAGACCCGTACAATTCGTTTTATCCTGCCCGTATAGGAAATAGGTCATTTCCGCGAAACTCCATTCGCTTTTTGACTGTAAAAACAAAGGGTTGCTTTTCATGATCGCGGCAGAGATCCCGCCGCCGATGTTTTCGTAGATTTGAGGAGCGAGAGAGGAAACCCCGCAGGATGCGTTTGAGCAATAGCAAGCTCCGAGTTCAGTCGATTGGGCGGTAACACCGCGCAGTTTGACTTGCTTGTTGCTGGTAGCGTCCCAAACGTATGGCTTGCAATCCGTCCAGCTACCCGCTGGGTTACACATCAGCACCCCATTGGTGCAAACTCCTGAAACCGTCCTGCCGATCGAATTCGTGTCGTATGTATAATCATACGTCCCGTCGAGATTCGTGTCTTGTTTGATGATAAGGCGGTAATCGTTTCCGCCTGCGGGGATGAAAGTGATCCCGACGCTTTTGGAGCTTGCAGGACATTGAATCTGCGCGTCAAAACTTTTTGTCCCGTCAACGGTCGTCATTTGCGTTTTGCTCATAAGCGGCTGTGCAAGGCGATTGTTTACACCGTCCTTACTGCCAAAGATTCCGAGAGCCGTGTTCCCAATATTTGACCCCCTTGAAGCGGCAGCGGGATCGGCCGCAATCAAGACGGTGCAGGCCATTAAAGAAAGGGTGATGGTACGCATTGAATTCCTTATGGGGAAATTGCTGATTTTTTTACAAAATTCACGGATATAATCTATTTGACAATATGTATAACGTCCACAAAAAAACAATAATATAAATATGTAAATAATATTGACATTATGTATATTATTCGGTATAATTTATACAAGATTTAGGAGGTGCTACATGAAGAATGTCCTCATTGATACATCGATTGTCCTCGACGGAGTTGAAAACGTCACGATGCTCGATAAGCAGAATAATGTGTTCGTATCTGATGTCGTTCTGCGCGAATTAGACGGCAACAAAGGTGCTGAAGGATCAAAAGGCTACAACGCCCGTGAGTTCTTCCGTCAGTTCAATAAAAACGATTTTAAGACGCTCGACACTCTCCCTGAAACTGGGATGCCCGTAATGAAAAATGATACTCTCACGGAGGGTTCAATCGACAGCGGTGCGCACGTTTATACTCTTTCGCGGAAATGGTATCGCGCTAAAGACATCAATGATTCTCGGATTATTGAAATTGCGAAGGATTACGATCTTGGGCTGGTAACGCTCGATCAGGCGCAGAGCGCGAGAGCGAAGTCGGTAGGGGTTGCTGCGAATATTTTGAAAACCAATGAGAGCAAGTTTCTGAAAAGCGACTACATTGTTCTATTCTCAGTTATTAACTTTATTGCCATCGTATTTGCGGTTGGTCTTTATGAAGTGCTCCAAACTTTTTCAGAAACCATGCAATATCTTGGTATTTTGGTGGGCATGACACCTTTCTTTTTTGTTGCAAAAAAAATTCTTCGGGGGAAAGATAAACCATTGTTGAGATCGCTTTCATCTTTCGTGATGTTTGTTTCGCTTCTAGTTATGTCCGTAGGGGCGATTAAGAATTCTCCTATTTTAGGGGTAGTTGGGTTTATTGTTTATTTGGCTTCTCTTTTTATTGTAGGAAAAGTAGAGATTAGCATCAACTCGATGAAAGCCAGATATGATGCCCATGAGACAAACGACAAAGAAAGTGATTTTTCTTTGTCATCTGGCACTGGCGCTGGTGGCTTCAGTGATTATCACATCAGAAGCACGGAGCTTTCCTTTGACAGCCCTTATTCCACTCATGCTTAATTTGGCAAAACCTTTTTATCTTGCGGGTGGGTTCGCTATGGTGCTGCCAGTCCCCTTATTGTTTTTGTTGTTTCCCAATACATCTACAATTGCCGATGTGCCTCCAGTCGTATCAAAGGTTGGATACTTAAATGCCTGATTGGTAACACTGCCCGTATAAACAGTATCGGCAGCCTTGTTCAATTGTGAAATATACTCCTTGAGCATTTCGGGACTGCTGGCCTTTAGTTCGTTTATCTGTCTTAGTAGTTCGGCCGCCTCCTGGCTATTACTCGAAACACTGCCTCCACCAGCGCCTTGAATGTTGCCTGAAAATTGAGAGAGCATACCCTTGAGCTCCGGAAGAGACATTCCGCTGTTCTTTAGTTTTTCGGCGGTTTCATAGATTGCAGTCGCCTCTGGCATGGTGCTGACGCCTTGTGCGTGTCCACCTGCTTTTACAACTGCTGCCTTTGTTGATTGATCCAGCACGGGTTCGGGGGTTGCCAGCCCGGCCTTAGACCGTATGTATTCTTCACTTCTCTTGATTGCTTCAGGATCGTTTGCCGTCCATGCCTGCATAAGTCCTTCAACACCATTTCCATATTGTGTGGATTTATATCCGGCGCCTTCTTCTTTAAAAAACCCACTCATAATTTCAAGAAATTTGGACTCACTGGAAAGCTTGGTGTTGTTAGCCATTTTCTGAGAATATGCCGCGCTCAGTTCGGCAGTATAACTCTCTTTTTCTTCCTCGGTAAGTCCTGTTTTGTAGCTCATTCCAATATTTTTCTTGGCGGAAGCCCCCACCTCGTCAGTCCGAGTTTGTTTATCCGTATGTGCTGTTTTTGTACTAAATGTATCCGAATTAGCAACGGATGTTGTCACGTCATGCTTAAACGATTGTGAGTAATCCCGAGATATTGTCGTCCCATCCTTGGTGGTGACTGTAACCCCATGCTCATCCACCCAAGCATTTTCAAGGCTTGTGCTTGCCTCAGCTCCAGCTTTCGCGCCAAACAAAGCAGAAGCCAATTTGCCAAGCAATGCCTTATCACTTTCAACCGCTGCTGATACCTTTGTCCCGTTTGCAAAGCGACGGGTTTCCGACTCTTTGGTACTCTCTGCCTTCTCAAATGCCTTATCGTTTTTCTGGCTATATGCCTCTAAGGTACTTGAGGTACCGGAAACAACGTCGCTCCTGGTTGTTGCTTTTATGCGTTCTGAGGCTGTCGAATTTTCACTCGACGCCGCGAATTTTGCACCTGCCACAAGCTCCGCCTGTGTTCCTACAAGCTTTTCTCCAGACTGTTGCGCCGTAATCGCTTTTTGTAGAGCGAGTTTTTCATTCTCTTGCTTAACCTGCTCCTCCGTGCTTGTCGCCTCATTCCCAAGTGACACTGCGCCTTTAATACCACGCAAGTCATATCCAGGCGCATATACAACCTGATTGCCATTATCATTGGACAGTTTGAACTGGAGTTTTCCACCTGCATTGTTGGACGATAGTGTGTTTCCGTTTCCAAGCATTTCCGATGTAGCAAGCATTCCTCCACCCGCGGCGGTTGTTTCACTTGACATTGGCTTTCCGTCGTCAGACCATGAAGCAACCAGTGTTCCGTTAATTAGATGGCCGGATGAATCCATGACGACCTTGCCTCCTTTTGTGTCATATCTTTTCCCGTCATTACCAATTGCCGACATATTTGAAATAATGTAATTTCCCTGTCCATCAGTTTCGTAATTAATGTCGCCAGTATATGTTTTGCCTCCGACGCTCAGAGAACGGGTGCTTGCTTTATTTTTATTGTTTTCATTGTAACCATTGTCAATTCCAAAACTACTGTTCATATTCGTCCCCTGTCCAAAAGACGAATTTGCCGCCCAGTTTTGCTGATTGGTTCTGGCGTTGTTCATGGTGATATTGCCAAGCTTCGCTTCACCCGATCCAACCTCCATAGATGCCCCTTCACCTCTGGCAACACGCGCAGTCATACCACCAGTCATGCCCTGGAACGCCATCCATCCGAACCCACCTACGATCACCCCTGCAATCGTCGGGATCATCCAGTACATCGATGCGGCCATATTGACATACTCGATGTACTTTCCATCAACAACCGGCTTGGAAACGAGATTATAAACGCCGTTTGAATCGGTCACGCCCTGGATGTAGCTTGCCGCCTTATTGAGGATGTAGAAATTGAGGATGACCTCACCGACGTGCCACAAAGAAAGCCAAATCAATGTAGTGAGATAACCGGCAAGAACCTTCCAAAACAATGGGGTCAGCAGCAGCAATGCAACAATCGGCGTAAGCGCAACGATGATGATCGTGAGAATGCTTTTGATAACGGGGAGATATTTACTCCCAAGCGCTCCCGAAATTACCATATTTGCTTGTGCAGTTTGTTCCCCTTTACCTACACCATACGCGACCGCCTCATTTGACATTCCGTTGACAGTCGCCCAGTTCTTGTAGGTTTCACTAAACTGATTGACCATGATCGATTGGAGAAGAAAACTCGATGCCGATTTGGAATACCCCATAAAGTAGTTAGAAGATGTTCCGAGAAGCGAACTGATCTGCGCCCCAGTATATCCCCCTAGCATACTCCCAAGCGACGTCATACCAACCCCGCTTGCATAGGTATTCAGATTGCCGTTTATCAGGTTATAGGCGGATTGGCACGTTTCAAGTTGAGGTTGTCGCGTCGCAGGATCGTAATAATACACAACGCGGGCAGGGTTGGTATCTGCAAACTCAGCCCATAAATCCTCCGAGTTCGCCAGCGCGGTGATGTCATAGTATCCAGAGGAGATGTCGGGCGCCACGCAATCGATGATGAAGTTGTCAACGCTTTGGAAGATATACGGATCGACAATCTTCGCATTGGCCGCGCCGTCCATAATGGCAAAGGGAGACAAAAAACCGCTTTTTGAATACGTCAGATCGCCCGGCACCGCAAACGTCGATTCCATGATTTCGCCGAGCGTCTTTTCCGCTCCGGTAAACCATACAAGTGGTTTTGCGACAGCCCAAGGGACGCTATCGACGACATAATTCTGGTTGGTGTTTACGTCCTTGACGACCGTATCGATTCGCCATACGATGAACAGC
This sequence is a window from Sulfuricurvum sp. IAE1. Protein-coding genes within it:
- a CDS encoding conjugal transfer protein TraG N-terminal domain-containing protein, with product MLKRIAIPALLLFSAQAFGAEMIYAWGDGDSLSKTLTAVKFTFAHGDFEGLFKFVLLIAITMALISTARLGMKSDMLSLPKMFAMSMGISTLFIVWRIDTVVKDVNTNQNYVVDSVPWAVAKPLVWFTGAEKTLGEIMESTFAVPGDLTYSKSGFLSPFAIMDGAANAKIVDPYIFQSVDNFIIDCVAPDISSGYYDITALANSEDLWAEFADTNPARVVYYYDPATRQPQLETCQSAYNLINGNLNTYASGVGMTSLGSMLGGYTGAQISSLLGTSSNYFMGYSKSASSFLLQSIMVNQFSETYKNWATVNGMSNEAVAYGVGKGEQTAQANMVISGALGSKYLPVIKSILTIIIVALTPIVALLLLTPLFWKVLAGYLTTLIWLSLWHVGEVILNFYILNKAASYIQGVTDSNGVYNLVSKPVVDGKYIEYVNMAASMYWMIPTIAGVIVGGFGWMAFQGMTGGMTARVARGEGASMEVGSGEAKLGNITMNNARTNQQNWAANSSFGQGTNMNSSFGIDNGYNENNKNKASTRSLSVGGKTYTGDINYETDGQGNYIISNMSAIGNDGKRYDTKGGKVVMDSSGHLINGTLVASWSDDGKPMSSETTAAGGGMLATSEMLGNGNTLSSNNAGGKLQFKLSNDNGNQVVYAPGYDLRGIKGAVSLGNEATSTEEQVKQENEKLALQKAITAQQSGEKLVGTQAELVAGAKFAASSENSTASERIKATTRSDVVSGTSSTLEAYSQKNDKAFEKAESTKESETRRFANGTKVSAAVESDKALLGKLASALFGAKAGAEASTSLENAWVDEHGVTVTTKDGTTISRDYSQSFKHDVTTSVANSDTFSTKTAHTDKQTRTDEVGASAKKNIGMSYKTGLTEEEKESYTAELSAAYSQKMANNTKLSSESKFLEIMSGFFKEEGAGYKSTQYGNGVEGLMQAWTANDPEAIKRSEEYIRSKAGLATPEPVLDQSTKAAVVKAGGHAQGVSTMPEATAIYETAEKLKNSGMSLPELKGMLSQFSGNIQGAGGGSVSSNSQEAAELLRQINELKASSPEMLKEYISQLNKAADTVYTGSVTNQAFKYPTFDTTGGTSAIVDVLGNNKNNKGTGSTIANPPAR